A part of Bacteroidia bacterium genomic DNA contains:
- the acnA gene encoding aconitate hydratase AcnA gives MEKDIFHIKKILKINGKENTYYSLPELQKQGHNIDKLPFSIRILLENALRNYDDFAVTKENIETLLNWKPKGSDKDIPYKPARVLMQDFTGVPAVVDIAALRAEVARKGKNPNKINPLIPVDLIIDHSVQVDYFGTEDSLKRNMDKEYERNQERYQFLKWAQNSFDNFSVVPPGMGICHQVNLEHLSKGVIERNGEVFPDTLVGTDSHTPMVNGIGVVGWGVGGIEAEAAILGQPLYFIMPEVIGLKLTGKLPLGSTATDLVLTIANLLRKRGVVGKFVEVFGSGVSTLSVPDRATIGNMSPEFGCTITYFPIDDKTLEYMRKSNRSKAQIDLVETYCKTNMLWRENEDKITYTDVVELDISTVEPTVAGPKRPQDKILLKEFKNKFIELLDKSFDRKYLTQEERESQKSIARFEGEGGNLVIPKLAGKANSADAITKEADLKSVWITRGQEKFMLSDGAVAIAAITSCTNTSNPFVMIGAGLVARKAREHGIYSKPWVKTSLAPGSKVVTDYLEKADLMKDLEALHFHLAGYGCTSCIGNSGPLVPDISKAVEEHNLIVTSVLSGNRNFEARIHPQVKMNFLMSPMLVVAFAIAGRVDIDLINEPISYDSNQEGVYLKDIWPTDDEINEVLSRVLSPDDFAKDYGRIFEGNEIWRNLRVPTGELYEWDANSTYIKEIPFFHGISEKPNPLEDIKNARALLVLGDSVTTDHISPAGAFSEQSASGQYLLSRGVKKENFNSYGSRRGNDEVMVRGTFANVRIKNKLAEKEGGYTCHLPSGKEMSVYDASLKYKEEKIPLLVLAGKEYGSGSSRDWAAKGTFLLGIKCVLAESYERIHRSNLVGLGVLPLQYKDGETAESIGLTGKETFSISGIANDIKPLKEIQVLAKSEAGKEIKFQVIARLDSLIEIEYYRNGGILQYVLRQFLEK, from the coding sequence ATGGAAAAAGACATCTTTCACATTAAGAAAATCTTGAAAATCAACGGCAAGGAAAACACATATTACAGCCTTCCTGAATTGCAAAAGCAGGGACACAACATTGACAAGCTTCCCTTTTCCATCCGAATTCTTTTAGAGAACGCCCTGCGTAATTATGATGATTTTGCGGTAACCAAAGAAAACATTGAAACCCTTTTGAATTGGAAACCGAAAGGCTCAGATAAAGATATTCCATATAAACCTGCCCGTGTTTTGATGCAGGATTTTACGGGCGTTCCTGCTGTGGTGGACATTGCCGCACTTCGTGCAGAAGTGGCGAGAAAAGGTAAAAATCCAAATAAAATTAACCCGCTCATCCCTGTTGATTTAATTATAGACCACTCCGTGCAAGTAGATTATTTTGGAACAGAAGATTCTCTAAAGCGCAATATGGACAAGGAATATGAGCGTAATCAAGAACGGTATCAATTTCTAAAATGGGCACAAAATTCCTTCGACAATTTCAGTGTAGTACCTCCCGGAATGGGTATTTGCCATCAGGTAAATCTCGAACATCTATCGAAAGGTGTTATTGAAAGAAATGGAGAAGTTTTTCCTGATACGCTCGTTGGCACAGATAGTCATACTCCAATGGTTAACGGAATCGGTGTGGTAGGTTGGGGTGTTGGCGGTATTGAAGCTGAAGCAGCTATTCTTGGTCAGCCACTTTATTTTATTATGCCCGAAGTAATTGGACTAAAACTCACTGGTAAACTTCCATTGGGTTCAACGGCTACCGATTTGGTGTTAACAATAGCTAATTTACTCAGAAAACGAGGCGTGGTAGGAAAGTTTGTAGAGGTTTTTGGTTCTGGTGTCAGTACGCTTTCTGTACCAGACAGGGCAACTATTGGTAATATGTCTCCTGAATTTGGTTGCACCATTACTTATTTTCCGATAGACGATAAAACCTTGGAATATATGAGAAAAAGCAATCGTTCCAAAGCACAAATAGATTTGGTAGAAACCTATTGCAAAACCAATATGTTGTGGCGTGAGAATGAGGACAAAATTACTTATACCGATGTTGTGGAATTGGATATTTCAACTGTTGAACCAACAGTTGCAGGACCTAAACGACCACAAGATAAAATCCTTTTAAAAGAGTTTAAAAATAAATTTATTGAGTTATTAGACAAATCATTTGATAGAAAATACTTAACACAAGAAGAACGGGAATCTCAGAAATCCATTGCTCGGTTTGAAGGTGAAGGTGGTAATCTGGTTATACCTAAGCTTGCTGGAAAAGCTAATTCAGCCGATGCTATTACTAAAGAAGCTGATTTGAAATCTGTTTGGATTACACGTGGTCAAGAAAAATTTATGCTTTCTGACGGAGCGGTAGCTATAGCAGCAATTACTTCTTGTACCAATACTTCCAACCCTTTTGTAATGATAGGCGCTGGATTGGTAGCACGAAAAGCAAGAGAACACGGAATTTATTCAAAACCTTGGGTAAAAACATCACTCGCACCAGGTTCTAAAGTAGTTACCGATTATCTTGAAAAAGCAGATTTGATGAAAGATTTAGAAGCACTGCATTTCCATTTGGCTGGTTATGGTTGCACCTCTTGTATTGGAAATTCGGGTCCTTTAGTACCGGATATTTCAAAAGCGGTAGAGGAACATAACTTGATTGTAACTTCTGTCCTTTCGGGAAATAGAAATTTTGAAGCGAGGATACATCCCCAAGTGAAAATGAATTTTTTAATGTCGCCAATGCTTGTAGTTGCTTTTGCTATTGCTGGTCGAGTTGATATTGATTTAATTAATGAACCAATCAGCTATGATTCAAATCAAGAAGGTGTTTACTTAAAAGATATTTGGCCCACAGATGATGAAATTAATGAAGTGCTAAGTCGTGTTTTATCTCCCGATGATTTTGCAAAAGATTATGGAAGAATATTCGAAGGAAACGAAATTTGGAGAAACTTGAGAGTTCCCACAGGCGAACTGTATGAATGGGATGCTAATTCAACTTACATTAAGGAAATTCCATTTTTTCACGGTATTTCTGAAAAACCCAATCCTTTGGAAGATATTAAAAATGCTCGTGCATTATTGGTATTGGGAGACAGCGTAACTACCGACCATATCTCTCCAGCAGGTGCTTTTAGCGAGCAGTCTGCTTCAGGACAATATCTATTAAGCCGAGGTGTGAAAAAAGAAAATTTTAATTCTTATGGCTCTCGTAGAGGAAATGATGAAGTAATGGTGCGTGGCACATTTGCCAACGTGCGAATTAAAAATAAATTAGCTGAAAAAGAAGGCGGTTATACATGTCATTTGCCTTCGGGAAAAGAAATGTCCGTTTACGATGCTTCATTAAAGTATAAGGAAGAAAAAATACCTTTATTGGTTTTGGCAGGAAAAGAATATGGTAGCGGTTCTTCTCGAGATTGGGCGGCAAAAGGCACTTTCCTATTGGGAATAAAATGTGTGTTGGCAGAAAGTTACGAGCGTATTCACAGAAGTAACCTTGTTGGTTTGGGCGTGTTGCCACTTCAATATAAAGATGGAGAAACCGCTGAAAGCATCGGATTGACAGGAAAAGAGACTTTTTCAATAAGCGGAATTGCAAACGACATTAAACCACTGAAAGAAATTCAAGTACTTGCCAAAAGCGAAGCTGGAAAAGAAATTAAGTTTCAGGTTATCGCTCGCCTCGATTCGCTGATAGAAATTGAGTACTATCGCAATGGAGGTATTTTGCAATATGTGTTGAGACAATTTTTAGAAAAATAA